A single window of [Clostridium] hylemonae DSM 15053 DNA harbors:
- a CDS encoding ABC transporter permease subunit: protein MDPVQADFARTLGAGRTTVAYRVLLPSLLPSMAGPIKVACSWSWGLVIVGELLGAKSGVGRILNAFIAILSTDLVVVGIVWILILAVVVEKAVAVILKWLLRWNAGKV from the coding sequence CTGGACCCGGTACAGGCTGATTTTGCAAGAACGCTTGGGGCCGGCAGGACGACGGTTGCGTACCGCGTATTGCTGCCAAGTCTCCTGCCGTCGATGGCAGGCCCCATCAAAGTTGCGTGCAGCTGGTCCTGGGGACTTGTGATCGTAGGCGAATTGCTCGGGGCAAAGAGCGGAGTCGGCAGAATCTTAAATGCATTTATTGCGATTTTGTCCACGGATCTCGTTGTAGTGGGAATCGTTTGGATTCTGATTCTGGCAGTTGTGGTGGAGAAGGCAGTTGCGGTTATTTTAAAATGGCTTTTAAGATGGAATGCAGGTAAGGTATGA